The genomic interval CGGGGCCAAGGTGGGCAACAAGGGGTTTGACGCGGCGGTAAGCGCCATTGAGATGGTGAACCTGCTGCGCTCCATGTCGGCCCTGTCGCCTCGGCGGCGCCGCGGGCGGCCCGCGGGTTCCCGCAACCAGGCGGCGGCTGACCAACCCACGCCAAAGCCGGAGGCGTAGCCAGCTCCAGGTGCCGGGTTAGACCACCTTGTAGACCTTGTCCCCTCTCCGGCAGCGGTCAGGCACTTTGACGCCGATATCCGTGCCGGACTTCGCCTCCTGGACAGGCTGGTTGATCAACTGCATGGACTCCAGGAGGAACTCCAGGTCTGTCGTATGGCCTTTGATGTGGAGCCGGTCCCCCGCCTTCACATCCCGGCTCAGCCTGATGCCCGCCACCACCGGCCGCGAGAAGAAGTCCGTCACCTCGCCAACAAGCTCTTCTGGCATCGCCCTTCCTCCTT from Dehalococcoidia bacterium carries:
- a CDS encoding translation elongation factor-like protein; protein product: MPEELVGEVTDFFSRPVVAGIRLSRDVKAGDRLHIKGHTTDLEFLLESMQLINQPVQEAKSGTDIGVKVPDRCRRGDKVYKVV